In a single window of the Pseudomonadota bacterium genome:
- a CDS encoding nicotinate phosphoribosyltransferase: MAEDNPDLKPKGGSLWPREEDVGRWTDVYFKRTKKTVETFGDTRVTYAVFMRRPVVCAPRLAVDWLHGIAAVRGVTFDIELTHDEGRWVGAGEPIMYIAGPLASLVDLETLFLQKLGPACVAAYNAYTMCVDLPKSGFLAMDARHCAGTEMAEMMAYAASVGSARAKRKAGAVGFIGNATDATAHFFGNDKGLGTMPHALIGYAGDTVRAAEMFRDANPDAPMTVLVDFFGQEVTDALAVCRRYADLAAAGEMSVRLDTGGGRFVEGLDPQTSYAVLERNAPEAIRGYRSEVELRYLIGTGVSAAGIWHMREQLDKAGFDKVKIVASSGFGAAKCKTMAVANAPIDVIGTGSYLPEVWTETYATADIVAYDDEPRVKVGREFLLRN; the protein is encoded by the coding sequence ATGGCGGAAGACAACCCGGACCTGAAGCCTAAAGGCGGCTCCTTGTGGCCGCGCGAAGAAGATGTCGGCCGTTGGACCGACGTCTACTTCAAACGCACCAAGAAGACGGTCGAGACATTTGGCGACACGCGCGTCACTTACGCGGTCTTCATGCGCCGACCGGTCGTCTGCGCGCCGCGTTTGGCGGTCGACTGGTTGCACGGTATCGCCGCGGTGCGCGGTGTGACGTTCGACATCGAGTTGACCCACGACGAAGGCCGCTGGGTGGGCGCAGGCGAGCCCATCATGTACATCGCCGGACCGCTCGCCTCGCTGGTCGATCTGGAAACCCTGTTCCTGCAGAAGCTGGGGCCGGCCTGTGTCGCCGCTTACAACGCCTACACCATGTGCGTCGATCTCCCGAAGTCGGGTTTCCTTGCCATGGACGCGCGTCACTGTGCGGGCACGGAGATGGCCGAGATGATGGCCTATGCAGCGTCGGTCGGTTCAGCGCGCGCCAAGCGCAAGGCGGGCGCCGTCGGTTTCATTGGCAACGCGACCGATGCGACCGCCCATTTCTTCGGCAACGACAAGGGTCTCGGCACCATGCCGCATGCTCTGATCGGATACGCCGGCGATACGGTGCGCGCGGCCGAGATGTTCCGCGACGCCAACCCGGACGCACCGATGACCGTTCTGGTCGACTTCTTCGGCCAGGAGGTCACCGATGCGCTGGCGGTCTGCCGGCGCTATGCCGATCTTGCGGCCGCCGGCGAGATGTCGGTTCGTCTGGACACCGGCGGCGGACGTTTTGTCGAAGGGCTCGATCCCCAGACCAGCTATGCGGTGCTGGAGCGCAATGCACCCGAAGCGATTCGCGGCTACCGTTCCGAGGTCGAGCTGCGCTACCTGATCGGGACCGGCGTCTCGGCCGCGGGCATCTGGCATATGCGCGAGCAACTCGACAAGGCCGGTTTTGACAAGGTGAAGATTGTCGCCAGCTCCGGTTTCGGCGCCGCCAAATGCAAGACGATGGCCGTCGCCAACGCGCCGATCGACGTCATCGGCACGGGCAGCTACCTGCCCGAGGTCTGGACCGAGACCTATGCCACCGCCGATATCGTCGCCTATGACGATGAACCGCGTGTCAAGGTCGGCCGCGAGTTCCTGTTGCGCAATTGA
- a CDS encoding NAD+ synthase — protein sequence MTDNLKIALAQLNPTVGAVEANADRVLAARAQAAAEGADLLVTSELVINGYPPDDLVLRPAFQEQVEDAVARIAEATSDGGPAVVLGASYRNDGALYNAAYLLDEGEIKHVRLKYDLPNYGVFDEKRVFSGGPLPGPIPFRDIRLGVMVCEDMWTGEVTECHAENGAEILIVPNGSPFDATKTDERLSHAVARVTESGLPLIYVNQVGGQDELVFDGASFVIEADRSLSAQLPSWEEAVVVTSWRRDGGGWVCEPGTIVAEAGRSENIYRAMVTGLADYVGKNGFPGVLIGLSGGIDSALSAAVATDALGPDKVHCVMMPSRFTSQESLDDAAACADMLGVRLDSISIAPAVDAYDTMLKDLFAGTEPNEAEENIQARARGITLMALSNKFGSMVLSTGNKSEMSVGYATLYGDMCGGYSVLKDVYKTAVYELSAWRNQHLPAGALGPAGRVVPENIITKAPTAELKPDQTDQDSLPPYDVLDDILTGLIEGEETFEQVQARGHDRALVKRIWNMLLRAEYKRRQAPPGVKITTRAFGRERRYPITNRFRS from the coding sequence ATGACCGACAATCTGAAGATCGCGCTGGCCCAACTGAACCCGACCGTGGGTGCCGTCGAGGCCAACGCGGACAGGGTCCTGGCGGCGCGTGCGCAGGCGGCTGCCGAGGGCGCGGACCTTCTGGTCACGTCGGAATTGGTGATCAACGGTTATCCGCCCGATGACCTGGTGCTGCGCCCGGCCTTTCAGGAGCAGGTCGAGGATGCCGTCGCGCGCATCGCCGAGGCGACGAGCGACGGCGGACCGGCGGTTGTTCTGGGCGCCAGCTATCGGAACGACGGCGCGCTCTACAACGCCGCCTATCTGCTGGACGAGGGCGAGATCAAACACGTGCGCTTGAAGTACGATCTGCCGAACTACGGCGTGTTCGACGAGAAGCGCGTGTTCAGCGGTGGCCCGCTGCCGGGCCCGATCCCGTTCCGTGATATCCGGCTGGGTGTCATGGTGTGCGAGGACATGTGGACCGGCGAGGTCACCGAATGTCATGCGGAGAACGGCGCGGAGATCTTGATCGTGCCCAACGGTTCGCCGTTTGACGCGACCAAGACGGACGAACGGTTGTCGCACGCGGTGGCGAGGGTCACGGAGTCCGGCCTGCCGCTGATCTATGTCAACCAGGTGGGTGGTCAGGACGAGCTCGTGTTTGACGGCGCATCATTCGTCATCGAGGCCGATCGCTCACTCTCCGCCCAACTGCCTTCCTGGGAGGAAGCAGTCGTTGTCACCTCCTGGCGGCGCGACGGCGGTGGCTGGGTTTGTGAACCCGGCACGATCGTCGCCGAGGCAGGTCGGAGCGAGAACATCTACCGCGCGATGGTGACAGGTCTTGCGGACTATGTCGGCAAGAACGGTTTCCCGGGCGTCTTGATCGGGCTTTCCGGCGGCATCGACTCCGCCTTGTCGGCCGCGGTCGCCACGGACGCGCTGGGGCCCGACAAGGTCCATTGCGTGATGATGCCGTCGCGCTTCACCAGTCAGGAGTCGCTCGACGATGCGGCGGCCTGTGCGGACATGCTGGGCGTGCGCCTGGACAGCATTTCGATCGCGCCGGCGGTCGACGCGTATGACACCATGCTGAAGGATCTCTTCGCCGGCACCGAACCTAACGAGGCCGAGGAGAACATCCAGGCGCGCGCGCGCGGCATCACGCTGATGGCGCTTTCCAACAAGTTCGGTTCGATGGTGCTGTCGACCGGTAACAAGTCAGAGATGTCGGTCGGCTACGCGACACTCTACGGCGACATGTGCGGCGGCTACTCCGTTCTGAAGGACGTCTACAAAACGGCGGTCTATGAGCTCTCCGCATGGCGCAATCAGCACCTGCCGGCGGGCGCGCTGGGTCCGGCGGGTCGGGTTGTTCCCGAGAACATCATCACCAAGGCACCGACGGCGGAGCTGAAACCCGACCAGACCGACCAGGACAGCCTTCCACCCTATGACGTGCTGGACGACATCCTGACCGGCCTGATCGAAGGCGAGGAGACGTTCGAGCAGGTCCAGGCGCGCGGCCACGACCGGGCGCTCGTCAAACGCATCTGGAACATGCTGCTGCGCGCCGAATACAAACGCCGTCAGGCGCCGCCGGGCGTCAAGATTACGACACGCGCCTTCGGTCGCGAGCGGCGCTATCCGATCACCAACCGCTTCCGTTCATGA
- a CDS encoding FAD-dependent oxidoreductase yields MEFDDIRRQADRPFNQDQIDYLMPLGRTENLAAGEYLWRTGDVTGDFYVLLEGKLDILADAGPEEELVFRATPGQFMGEFNFFTGELQPLSCRVYEDCNVLIVPRQQILGVLSNVPEISDLVVTAFAARRQLAMQLETSGMVLVGHEDDPVAGRLREFASRNQIPCGWAAYGSEAAHTLADRFDLEGEKTVAIVHGKTVLNEPTTLEVAKALGLDRAIRDGRKAELIVVGAGPAGLAASVYGASEGLETLAIEDTAIGGQAGSSSRIENYLGFPTGLSGIELAYRGEVQAVKFGAQLSVPSHATSFYPCDDGYCIELADGLKIFGASVVVASGARYRKLNVDNLESYEGKGIFYAATDFEAQFCRKTDAIVVGGGNSAGQAAMFLSRHAHHVHVLVRGASLAASMSHYLLSRLENDPRITIHYQTEIVALHGDQHLERATLRNRENANEREVVTRAVFVMIGATPNARWLGDAVMLDSHGFVLTGTEAGATTPFETSLPGVFAVGDVRSGSVKRVASAVGEGSVVISYVHRYLMDRREETTPAEA; encoded by the coding sequence ATGGAGTTTGACGACATTCGCCGTCAGGCGGACCGCCCGTTCAATCAGGACCAGATCGACTACCTGATGCCGCTAGGCCGCACCGAGAACTTGGCGGCCGGTGAGTACCTGTGGCGCACAGGCGACGTGACGGGAGATTTCTACGTTCTGCTGGAAGGCAAGCTCGACATTCTGGCCGATGCGGGGCCGGAGGAAGAGCTCGTGTTTCGAGCGACACCCGGCCAGTTCATGGGCGAGTTCAACTTCTTTACAGGCGAACTGCAGCCGTTGTCGTGCCGGGTCTACGAGGATTGCAACGTTCTGATCGTACCGCGACAGCAGATCCTCGGCGTGCTGTCGAATGTGCCTGAAATCAGCGACCTCGTTGTCACCGCCTTTGCGGCCCGGCGGCAGCTTGCCATGCAACTTGAGACGAGTGGCATGGTGCTTGTTGGCCATGAGGACGACCCCGTGGCCGGCCGTCTGCGTGAGTTCGCGAGCCGTAATCAGATTCCATGCGGCTGGGCGGCGTACGGGTCAGAGGCCGCCCATACACTGGCGGACCGTTTTGACCTTGAGGGAGAGAAGACTGTTGCCATCGTCCACGGCAAGACCGTGCTGAACGAGCCGACAACCCTTGAGGTCGCCAAGGCCCTCGGTCTCGACCGGGCTATCCGGGACGGGCGCAAGGCGGAGTTGATTGTCGTGGGCGCCGGCCCGGCCGGATTGGCGGCGTCGGTCTATGGCGCCTCCGAAGGGCTGGAAACGCTGGCGATCGAGGACACGGCAATCGGCGGCCAGGCCGGTTCGTCGTCGCGCATCGAAAACTACCTGGGTTTCCCCACCGGCTTGTCGGGTATCGAACTCGCCTATCGCGGTGAGGTCCAGGCGGTGAAGTTTGGCGCACAGTTGTCGGTGCCCAGTCACGCGACGAGTTTCTACCCCTGCGATGACGGATACTGCATCGAACTTGCGGATGGCCTGAAGATCTTCGGCGCCAGCGTTGTCGTCGCGTCCGGCGCGCGGTACCGCAAGCTGAATGTCGACAACCTGGAATCGTATGAGGGCAAGGGCATTTTTTATGCCGCGACCGACTTCGAAGCCCAGTTCTGCCGCAAGACCGATGCCATTGTCGTTGGCGGCGGCAACTCGGCCGGCCAGGCGGCGATGTTCCTGTCGCGCCATGCCCACCACGTGCACGTGCTGGTGCGCGGCGCCAGTCTGGCGGCGAGCATGTCGCACTATCTGCTGTCGCGTCTGGAAAACGACCCGCGCATCACGATCCACTATCAGACCGAGATTGTTGCCCTGCATGGCGACCAGCATCTGGAGCGTGCGACCCTGCGGAACCGCGAGAACGCGAACGAGCGCGAAGTCGTAACGCGTGCCGTCTTCGTCATGATTGGCGCTACGCCCAACGCGCGTTGGCTCGGCGACGCGGTGATGCTGGACAGTCATGGGTTTGTGCTGACCGGCACGGAAGCCGGCGCGACGACACCGTTCGAAACCAGCCTGCCCGGTGTGTTCGCGGTCGGCGACGTGCGTTCGGGATCGGTCAAACGGGTCGCGTCCGCCGTCGGCGAAGGCTCCGTCGTCATCTCCTACGTCCACCGCTATCTGATGGACAGGCGCGAGGAAACCACACCAGCAGAGGCATGA
- a CDS encoding 3-deoxy-7-phosphoheptulonate synthase class II — MTTAWSPSSWREKPILQVPEYPDPDALADVERQLGVYPPLVFAGEARNLKRVLAQVAEGKAFLLQGGDCAESFSEFHPDAIRDTFKVLLQMAVVLTFGASCPVVKVSRMAGQFAKPRSSNTEAQGDVELPSYRGDIINGIEFDEASRVPDPERMRSAYHQAASTLNLLRAFAQGGFADLHRVQGWNNDFVADSAQGHRYEALAQRIQEAVSFMEACGLTSENVPQLRETELYTSHEALLLPYEEAMTRVDSTTGDWYDTSAHMVWIGDRTRQPDHAHVEFMRGINNPIAMKCGPSLDPDELLRLIDILNPENEAGRLTLIVRMGADKVEEGMPPLIRAVEREGRHVVWSCDPMHGNTIKAPSGYKTRPFDRILAEVRGFFAVHRAEGTHAGGVHFEMTGKDVTECLGGAQEITDADLQDRYHTHCDPRLNASQALELAFLIAEQLKAERDEAARLAAAQ; from the coding sequence ATGACAACTGCCTGGAGCCCGTCGAGCTGGCGGGAAAAACCCATCCTCCAGGTTCCGGAGTACCCGGATCCCGACGCGCTGGCCGATGTCGAGCGCCAGCTTGGCGTCTATCCGCCCCTGGTGTTTGCCGGCGAAGCGCGCAATCTGAAGCGCGTCCTGGCGCAGGTCGCCGAGGGCAAGGCGTTCTTACTCCAGGGTGGTGACTGCGCGGAGAGTTTCTCGGAGTTCCACCCCGATGCCATTCGCGACACCTTCAAGGTGCTGTTGCAGATGGCGGTGGTTCTGACCTTCGGTGCGTCGTGCCCAGTCGTGAAGGTCTCGCGCATGGCCGGCCAGTTCGCCAAGCCGCGGTCCTCCAACACCGAGGCGCAGGGTGATGTCGAATTGCCCAGCTATCGCGGTGATATCATCAATGGCATTGAGTTTGATGAAGCCTCGCGGGTGCCTGATCCCGAACGCATGCGCTCGGCCTATCACCAGGCGGCGTCGACCCTCAACTTGCTGCGCGCGTTCGCCCAGGGCGGTTTCGCCGACCTGCATCGTGTGCAGGGCTGGAACAACGACTTTGTCGCCGATAGCGCCCAGGGTCATCGCTACGAAGCCCTGGCGCAGCGCATCCAGGAAGCGGTGAGTTTCATGGAAGCCTGCGGCCTGACGTCGGAGAACGTTCCGCAACTGCGCGAGACCGAACTCTATACGTCGCACGAAGCGTTGCTGCTGCCCTATGAAGAGGCCATGACTCGCGTCGATTCGACAACGGGCGATTGGTATGACACCTCCGCCCACATGGTGTGGATCGGCGACCGCACCCGTCAGCCCGACCACGCCCACGTCGAGTTCATGCGCGGCATCAACAACCCGATTGCCATGAAGTGCGGCCCGTCGCTCGACCCCGACGAACTGCTGCGGTTGATCGACATCCTAAATCCGGAGAACGAGGCCGGTCGTCTGACGCTGATCGTGCGCATGGGCGCCGACAAGGTGGAAGAGGGTATGCCGCCTTTGATCCGCGCGGTCGAGCGCGAGGGCCGCCACGTCGTGTGGTCGTGCGATCCCATGCACGGCAACACGATCAAGGCGCCAAGCGGTTACAAGACGCGGCCGTTCGACCGTATCCTCGCCGAGGTGCGCGGTTTCTTCGCGGTCCACCGTGCTGAGGGAACCCATGCCGGTGGTGTGCACTTCGAGATGACCGGCAAGGATGTGACCGAATGTTTGGGCGGGGCCCAGGAGATCACCGATGCCGATCTGCAGGACCGCTACCACACCCATTGCGATCCCAGGCTCAACGCCAGTCAGGCGTTGGAACTGGCGTTCCTGATCGCTGAGCAGTTGAAGGCCGAGCGCGACGAAGCCGCGCGGCTTGCCGCCGCGCAGTAA
- a CDS encoding pirin family protein, translating into HTFSFGSYHDPRHMGFGPLRVINDDRVIPDAGFETHGHRDMEIVTYVLDGALAHKDSLGNGSVIRPGEIQRMTAGTGITHSEFNDSASDPVHFLQIWIEPDQHGLAPGYEQKPISPETRRDRFALLASPDGRDGSVTVHQDAWLWGGLLSPGAAAKHALANDRLAWLHIAEGAAEVNGLYLETGDGLAVRDEPELEIEAIDTTDILLFDMAKA; encoded by the coding sequence CATACGTTTTCGTTTGGCAGCTATCACGACCCCCGCCACATGGGTTTCGGCCCGCTGCGCGTCATCAACGACGACCGGGTGATCCCCGACGCCGGGTTCGAGACCCACGGCCATCGCGATATGGAGATCGTGACGTATGTGCTGGACGGTGCGCTGGCGCACAAAGACAGCCTGGGCAACGGCTCGGTCATCCGCCCGGGCGAGATACAGCGCATGACCGCCGGCACCGGCATCACCCATAGCGAGTTCAATGATTCCGCGTCCGATCCCGTGCATTTCCTGCAGATCTGGATCGAGCCGGACCAGCACGGTTTGGCGCCCGGATACGAACAGAAGCCAATCTCGCCCGAGACAAGGCGCGACCGGTTCGCTCTGCTGGCCTCGCCTGACGGGCGCGATGGCTCGGTCACCGTGCACCAGGACGCTTGGCTGTGGGGTGGTCTGCTGTCGCCTGGAGCCGCGGCCAAGCACGCCTTGGCGAATGATCGCCTTGCCTGGCTGCACATCGCGGAGGGCGCGGCGGAGGTCAACGGTCTCTACCTGGAGACTGGCGATGGGCTGGCGGTGCGTGACGAGCCCGAACTGGAGATTGAGGCCATCGACACGACCGACATTCTCCTGTTCGACATGGCCAAGGCGTAA
- the cysS gene encoding cysteine--tRNA ligase has protein sequence MTVKTQLKIHNTLAREKQVFEPLDAGNVRFYVCGPTVYDLIHLGNARPLVVFDVFFRLLRHVYGPDHVTYVRNITDVEDKINAAAKENGEPIEALTKRTIEQLHKDTVALNCLEPSVEPRATQHIAGMIAIIEDLIAKGHAYAADGHVLFDVPSWPDYGKLSGNSRDEIVAGARVEVAPYKRDAADFVLWKPSSDDLPGWDSPWGRGRPGWHIECSAMSLAHLGPTFDIHGGGRDLIFPHHDNEIAQTMCGVEHAGFARYWMHNGYLVVNGEKMSKSLGNFFTVRELLEDWPGEVLRFALLGTHYRQPLDFTMDGLNQARLALNRFYNAMRHAGEPGTGEVPEQVRDALADDLNTPLAVSHLHELADRVFKGDNDAAMALRAGGNMLGLLRETAADWFTGDADEDAVASIEARLEARVAARKAKDFAEADRIRDELQAEGIELEDGPDGTTWRRVR, from the coding sequence ATGACCGTCAAGACACAGCTCAAAATCCACAACACGCTCGCCCGCGAAAAACAGGTCTTCGAGCCGCTCGATGCCGGAAACGTGCGTTTCTATGTCTGCGGGCCGACGGTCTATGACCTCATTCATCTGGGCAACGCCCGGCCGCTCGTCGTGTTCGACGTCTTTTTCCGCCTGTTGCGTCATGTCTACGGCCCCGATCACGTCACCTATGTCCGCAACATCACGGACGTCGAAGACAAGATCAACGCGGCGGCCAAGGAGAACGGCGAGCCGATCGAGGCGCTGACCAAGCGCACCATCGAGCAGCTGCACAAAGACACAGTCGCGCTCAACTGCCTGGAGCCCAGCGTCGAGCCGCGGGCCACGCAGCATATCGCCGGCATGATTGCCATCATCGAAGATCTGATCGCTAAGGGCCACGCTTACGCGGCTGATGGGCATGTCCTGTTCGATGTGCCGTCCTGGCCCGACTACGGAAAACTCTCGGGCAACAGCCGGGACGAGATTGTCGCGGGCGCGCGGGTCGAGGTCGCGCCCTACAAACGCGACGCCGCCGACTTTGTCTTGTGGAAACCGTCGAGCGACGATCTGCCTGGCTGGGACAGCCCCTGGGGTCGTGGACGCCCGGGCTGGCATATCGAGTGCTCGGCAATGAGCTTGGCCCACCTGGGACCGACCTTCGATATCCATGGCGGCGGACGCGACCTGATCTTTCCGCACCACGATAACGAGATCGCGCAGACCATGTGCGGTGTCGAGCACGCCGGGTTCGCGCGCTACTGGATGCACAACGGCTATCTGGTCGTGAACGGGGAAAAGATGTCGAAGTCGCTCGGCAACTTCTTCACCGTTCGTGAGCTGCTTGAAGACTGGCCGGGCGAAGTCCTACGCTTTGCCTTGCTGGGCACGCATTACCGTCAGCCTCTCGACTTCACGATGGATGGCTTGAACCAGGCGCGCCTGGCGCTCAACCGGTTCTATAACGCCATGCGCCATGCCGGCGAACCCGGGACAGGTGAGGTGCCCGAGCAGGTCCGTGACGCGCTGGCCGATGACCTCAACACGCCGCTGGCGGTAAGTCATCTGCACGAGCTCGCCGACCGCGTCTTCAAGGGCGACAACGACGCGGCGATGGCGCTCAGGGCCGGCGGCAACATGCTGGGCCTGTTGCGCGAGACTGCCGCCGACTGGTTTACCGGTGATGCCGACGAGGACGCCGTCGCGTCGATCGAAGCGCGCCTTGAGGCGCGCGTGGCGGCCCGCAAGGCAAAGGACTTTGCCGAAGCCGACCGGATCCGCGACGAGCTTCAGGCCGAAGGGATCGAGCTTGAAGACGGTCCCGACGGCACGACGTGGCGGCGGGTGCGATGA
- the gltX gene encoding glutamate--tRNA ligase has product MSAVTRFAPSPTGRLHVGNIRTALMNWVIARQAGGTFILRLDDTDAERSTDAYADGIRDDMAWLGLTSDSEARQSERMARYEAARAKLADMGRLYACYETPEELETQRKLLRARGLPPVYDRSALKLSDDEKARLEADGRQPHWRFLLEDKPIAFEDLIRGPVSFEPGHVSDPVLMRENGVPTYTLASAVDDIEMGVTHVVRGEDHVANTAVQIDLIAALGGAPIQFGHHPLLTEASGEGLSKRKGGASIAELRDEGLEPLAVLSFLGRLGTSDPIEPLHTLQMLIDGFAFSKISRNPPRYDPDELRALNAKWLHGASLTDVTQHLDALGLSDVDETFWLAVRGNLETLADAATWWAVCHQPTEPVIAGDDKDFIAAAAGLLPKEPWDQETWKAWTTAVKEVSGRKGKALFMPLRLALTGLDHGPELKDLLPIIGRERALVRLEGDKA; this is encoded by the coding sequence ATGAGCGCCGTCACGCGCTTCGCGCCCAGTCCGACCGGCCGGCTTCATGTCGGCAACATCCGTACGGCACTGATGAATTGGGTGATCGCGCGCCAGGCCGGCGGCACGTTCATCCTGCGGCTGGACGACACCGATGCCGAGCGGTCGACGGATGCATACGCCGACGGCATCCGCGACGACATGGCATGGCTTGGCCTGACCTCCGACAGCGAGGCCAGACAGTCCGAACGCATGGCGCGCTACGAAGCCGCGCGCGCCAAACTTGCCGATATGGGCCGGCTCTATGCCTGCTACGAAACGCCGGAAGAGCTGGAAACCCAGCGCAAGCTCTTGCGGGCGCGGGGCCTGCCGCCGGTCTATGACCGTAGCGCGCTCAAGCTGAGTGACGACGAAAAGGCGCGGCTGGAAGCAGATGGCCGGCAGCCGCACTGGCGGTTCCTGCTCGAAGACAAACCCATTGCGTTCGAGGATTTGATCCGCGGCCCCGTCAGTTTCGAACCGGGTCACGTCAGCGATCCCGTGCTGATGCGCGAGAACGGCGTGCCGACCTATACGCTGGCCTCGGCCGTCGACGATATCGAGATGGGCGTGACCCATGTTGTGCGCGGCGAGGATCACGTCGCCAACACCGCCGTCCAGATCGACCTGATCGCAGCACTCGGCGGCGCGCCCATCCAGTTTGGTCACCACCCCCTGCTGACCGAGGCGTCGGGCGAGGGTTTGAGCAAACGCAAAGGCGGCGCGTCGATTGCGGAACTGCGGGACGAGGGTCTTGAGCCGCTTGCGGTTCTGAGTTTTCTGGGCCGTCTCGGCACATCCGATCCGATCGAGCCGTTGCACACGCTCCAGATGCTGATCGACGGCTTTGCCTTCTCGAAGATCTCGCGCAATCCGCCGCGCTATGATCCCGACGAACTGCGGGCGCTGAACGCCAAGTGGCTGCACGGCGCATCGCTCACCGACGTGACCCAGCATCTTGACGCGCTCGGCCTGAGTGATGTCGACGAGACATTCTGGCTGGCCGTGCGCGGCAACCTCGAGACTCTGGCCGATGCCGCGACGTGGTGGGCGGTCTGCCACCAACCGACGGAGCCGGTCATCGCCGGTGACGACAAAGACTTCATCGCGGCAGCGGCCGGTCTGCTTCCCAAAGAGCCCTGGGACCAGGAGACCTGGAAGGCATGGACAACGGCGGTCAAGGAGGTGTCGGGGCGCAAGGGCAAGGCGCTCTTCATGCCCCTGCGCCTGGCTCTTACGGGCCTGGATCATGGGCCCGAGCTCAAGGACTTGCTGCCGATCATCGGGCGCGAACGGGCGCTTGTCCGCCTTGAGGGCGACAAGGCGTGA
- the cimA gene encoding citramalate synthase: protein MSGERVYLFDTTLRDGAQTRGVDFSVSEKVQIAAALDELGIDYVEGGWPGANPTDDAFFSAPPQLKSATLTAFGMTRRPGRSVENDPGVQAVMQAKTPAICLVGKSWDFHVDVALEITKDENVAMIADSMAHAVADGREAMFDAEHFFDGYKADPGFALSCLEAALDAGARWVVLCDTNGGTLPGEVGRIVAEVVSKLPHDKIGIHAHDDTGNAVANSLAAVEAGARQVQGTLNGLGERCGNADLISVLPTLALKSDYELGVSDAQLAHVTRTSRLLDELLNRAPDRHAPYVGASAFAHKGGLHVSAVLKDPRTYEHVDPELVGNERHIVVSDQSGRANVLARLAEAGMDVDPDHKKLPRLIEEVKAKEFEGYTYDGAEASFELLARRTLESVPDYFEVDSFRVLVERRFNALGKLVTLSEATVKIVIDDQRLLSVAEGNGPVDALNVALRKDLGKYSEYLHDCRLVDYKVRILSPQAGTAAVTRVMIESADDAGTRWSTVGLSTNIIDASFQALTDSIRYKLMRDNAPA, encoded by the coding sequence ATGAGCGGCGAGCGGGTCTACCTGTTCGACACGACACTGCGCGACGGGGCGCAGACACGCGGTGTCGATTTCTCGGTCTCGGAAAAGGTGCAGATCGCCGCCGCCCTGGACGAGCTGGGCATTGACTATGTCGAGGGCGGTTGGCCGGGCGCCAACCCGACCGACGATGCCTTCTTCTCGGCACCGCCCCAGCTCAAGTCCGCGACGCTGACCGCGTTCGGCATGACCCGGCGGCCTGGCCGCAGCGTCGAGAACGATCCCGGCGTCCAGGCGGTAATGCAAGCGAAGACGCCGGCGATCTGTCTGGTCGGCAAGTCCTGGGACTTCCATGTCGATGTCGCACTGGAGATCACCAAGGATGAGAACGTCGCCATGATCGCCGACTCGATGGCCCATGCGGTCGCCGATGGCCGCGAGGCGATGTTCGATGCGGAGCATTTCTTCGACGGCTACAAGGCCGACCCCGGCTTCGCCCTATCGTGTCTGGAAGCAGCACTCGATGCCGGCGCCCGCTGGGTCGTGTTGTGCGATACCAATGGCGGCACCCTGCCGGGTGAGGTCGGGCGCATTGTCGCGGAGGTCGTGTCCAAGCTGCCGCACGACAAGATCGGCATTCACGCCCACGACGACACCGGCAATGCGGTGGCCAACTCCTTGGCCGCCGTCGAGGCCGGCGCACGTCAGGTGCAGGGCACGTTGAACGGCTTGGGCGAGCGATGCGGCAACGCAGACTTGATCTCCGTGCTGCCGACACTGGCGCTGAAGTCGGACTATGAACTCGGCGTCAGCGATGCCCAGCTTGCGCACGTCACCCGCACATCGCGCTTGCTGGACGAACTGCTGAACCGCGCGCCCGATCGCCACGCCCCCTATGTCGGCGCTTCGGCGTTTGCGCACAAGGGCGGGCTGCACGTTTCGGCGGTTCTGAAGGATCCGCGCACCTATGAGCATGTCGACCCCGAGCTTGTCGGCAACGAGCGTCACATCGTCGTTTCCGACCAGTCCGGCCGCGCCAATGTGCTGGCGCGCCTGGCAGAGGCCGGCATGGATGTCGACCCCGACCACAAGAAGCTGCCGCGCCTGATCGAAGAAGTGAAGGCGAAGGAGTTCGAGGGCTACACCTATGACGGCGCGGAGGCGAGCTTCGAGTTGCTGGCCCGGCGTACCCTTGAGAGTGTGCCCGACTATTTCGAGGTCGACAGCTTCCGCGTTCTGGTGGAGCGGCGGTTTAACGCGCTCGGCAAACTCGTCACCTTGTCGGAAGCAACGGTCAAAATCGTCATCGATGACCAGCGCCTGTTGTCGGTCGCCGAGGGCAACGGTCCGGTCGACGCGCTCAATGTCGCGCTAAGGAAGGATCTCGGCAAGTACTCGGAGTACCTGCACGACTGCCGGCTGGTCGATTACAAGGTGAGGATCCTGAGTCCCCAAGCTGGCACCGCCGCTGTCACCCGCGTCATGATCGAAAGCGCCGATGATGCGGGCACGCGTTGGTCGACGGTCGGTCTGTCGACCAACATTATCGACGCGTCGTTCCAGGCGCTGACCG